One stretch of Rhizoctonia solani chromosome 8, complete sequence DNA includes these proteins:
- a CDS encoding elongation factor ts, with translation MFCISRNALRSAIGSAPFHTSRALNAELKASIKLIAEIRKITDNQTSFTKAKEALLATNNDLNSALEWLEKDNITSGAKKAAKVASRIANDGLVGIFVLADGGSQSGSSDLITPVRAAMVEVNCETDFVARNEIFSKLVADIAHTTAYLAETPSESQALSKPGLISPFPIEVLADAPLVRAPTDSAVPPDPSTTISSAIQDATSKLGEKISLRRACSFVGPALPPSSNIGLRAGSYLHLSGNQSQTGKIGALVALALKSNRLPKFITTRDADTRALARALARQIVGLGADRVGDASLSQTGGDASSTALYEQPFMMQPGGGTDESVRTALNSWAREKGLASGGQDNEGVEVIEFVKWTAGEGIEKQEPEGGFAEEVRRLSS, from the coding sequence ATGTTCTGTATATCGAGAAATGCCCTTCGTTCAGCTATAGGCTCTGCTCCATTTCACACTTCTCGAGCACTGAATGCCGAACTAAAAGCCTCTATCAAACTCATTGCGGAAATCCGAAAAATAACAGACAACCAGACTTCATTTACAAAGGCCAAAGAAGCCTTGCTTGCCACGAACAATGATCTAAACTCAGCTCTTGAATGGCTCGAAAAGGATAACATCACCAGCGGCGCCAAGAAAGCTGCCAAGGTCGCGAGTCGAATCGCAAACGACGGCCTTGTCGGCATCTTTGTTCTAGCCGACGGTGGATCTCAATCTGGAAGCTCTGATCTAATCACACCCGTACGAGCGGCGATGGTCGAAGTCAACTGCGAAACCGATTTCGTCGCCCGAAACGAGATCTTCTCCAAGCTCGTCGCCGATATCGCACATACAACCGCCTATCTGGCTGAAACGCCCTCTGAATCTCAAGCACTGTCTAAACCGGGGCTCATCTCTCCCTTTCCGATAGAAGTCCTTGCGGATGCACCCCTTGTCCGTGCGCCCACTGATTCTGCCGTTCCTCCCGACCCTTCGACTACCATTTCATCGGCCATTCAAGATGCGACCTCCAAACTCGGAGAAAAGATCTCACTTCGTCGCGCATGTTCATTCGTCGGCCCTGCTCTCCCTCCTAGCTCCAATATCGGCCTCCGGGCGGGCTCTTACCTCCACCTCTCAGGGAACCAATCCCAAACAGGCAAAATTGGAGCACTCGTAGCGCTAGCTCTCAAATCCAACCGTTTGCCCAAATTCATCACAACGAGAGATGCAGACACACGAGCATTGGCCAGAGCACTGGCGAGGCAAATCGTTGGGTTGGGCGCAGACCGAGTTGGCGATGCAAGCCTTTCGCAAACCGGAGGAGACGCTTCTTCGACGGCGCTTTACGAACAGCCATTCATGATGCAGCCAGGTGGCGGAACGGACGAATCAGTCCGGACCGCACTGAATTCGTGGGCTCGCGAGAAGGGCTTGGCATCGGGTGGACAAGACAACGAGGGAGTGGAAGTAATCGAGTTTGTCAAGTGGACAGCTGGAGAGGGTATTGAGAAACAAGAGCCCGAAGGAGGATTTGCAGAGGAAGTTCGGAGGTTGTCGAGCTGA
- a CDS encoding Gar1/Naf1 RNA-binding region protein, giving the protein MDAGTPIQDDLLLIMQSYVDVLPQPPPPVKGEQQQSPTKPVAEHEDSDEDEVELAIQLEPSEEDEGAGSSKGIQNDNAVSSMVARVDRDDSDSDSDSSDSSSDVEMRVTKYPAKKQSTLQQVPGDSDAEDDEDGPSGSIAQYAGTKNEVLLPEVKTPELTVVPPEDILELIGEVMTIIDSVVVVKGYASGVDRVLDTDSLLAFEDRNVFGVVFETFGAVKQPLYSVRFPSASAISKNIVWVGKQVFHVPARSNFVFTREIARIKGSDASNLHDEEVGEDQLDFSDDEAEAQWRRNRKEAKRGQATSSGSTGNAVHDTTPKPPKPQLPGLLPYPAADDGDVPYSALPYDDVPDPRPAPAAYDPYFEHEGEIPPMSTGSFAQVKTESEPGGSRGRGRARDQGRRRGSPNQNRNERRPDDQGRPKRGRGGRGRGRGDRRQGRGGGGNFSNQYSREYYPDPSSMMYAMANSAEQYPSATHDEGYNPVNGSNGYWDPSAMPHINPRFFSGEMGADANGGFGMQWPNNQGYDYGYQQPGYGYGGHDLGNQSYGQPPFWTQGEHSYPPGNSSHKQ; this is encoded by the exons ATGGATGCAGGCACCCCCATTCAAGATGACTTGTTATTGATTATGCAGTCATATGTCGACGTGCTACCACAACCGCCCCCTCCGGTAAAGGGAGAGCAACAACAATCTCCAACAAAGCCTGTTGCTGAACACGAGGATtccgacgaagacgaggttGAGCTGGCCATTCAATTGGAGCCCAGTGAAGAAGATGAAGGTGCTGGGAGCTCCAAGGGAATACA GAATGACAACGCAGTGTCATCTATGGTGGCCAGGGTTGACCGAGACGACTCTGATTCGGACTCTGATTCATCGGACTCGTCTTCAGATGTGGAGATGAGGGTCACGAAATACCCCGCGAAAAAACAATCCACTTTACAACAAGTACCAGGTGATTCGGATGCcgaagacgatgaagacgGACCTTCCGGTTCGATTGCTCAGTACGCCGGGACCAAGAACGAGGTTTTATTGCCCGAAGTAAAAACTCCGGAACTCACTGTTGTGCCGCCGGAGGACATCCTGGAATTAATAGGTGAAGTCATGACCATTATTGATAGCGTAGTGGTTGTCAAAGGGTATGCTTCGGGAGTTGAccgtgtcctggacacggacAGCCTACTAGCCTTTGAGGACCGCAACGTTTTTGGCGTG GTTTTTGAGACGTTTGGGGCTGTGAAACAACCGCTTTACAGTGTCCGGTTTCCCTCCGCCTCGGCGATTAGTAAGAACATAGTCTGGGTTGGGAAACAGGTGTTCCACGTTCCGGCGCGATCGAATTTTGTGTTCACTCGTGAGATCGCACGTATCAAGGGCAGCGACGCTAGTAATCTGCACGATGAGGAAGTTGGCGAGGACCAACTAGACTTTTCAGACGATGAGGCCGAGGCCCAGTGGCGTCGCAACAG GAAAGAGGCAAAACGTGGCCAAGCTACATCCAGTGGCTCAACGGGCAATGCTGTGCATGATACCACTCCGAAACCACCAAAGCCCCAACTTCCCGGTTTGCTGCCATACCCGGCGGCAGATGATGGGGATGTTCCATATTCAGCACTCCCATACGACGATGTGCCGGATCCTCGACCCGCTCCGGCCGCGTATGATCCTTACTTTGAGCATGAGGGGGAAATACCACCGATGTCCACCGGTTCATTTGCCCAAGTGAAAACTGAGAGTGAGCCCGGTGGATCCcgtggaagaggaagagcaaGAGATCAGGGGCGTCGAAGAGGTAGTCCCAACCAGAATCGGAATGAGCGTCGACctgatgaccaaggccggcCCAAACGAGGTCGAGGGGGGAgaggtcgaggtcgaggtGACCGTCGCCAGGGCCGTGGTGGCGGTGGTAATTTTTCCAATCAATACTCAAGAGAGTACTATCCTGACCCGTCATCCATGATGTATGCGATGGCAAACTCAGCGGAGCAGTACCCGTCTGCAACCCATGATGAAGGCTACAATCCCGTCAATGGGAGCAATGGATATTGGGATCCTAGCGCAATGCCACATATCAATCCTCGTTTCTTTTCTGGGGAGATGGGCGCAGATGCTAATGGGGGCTTTGGAATGCAGTGGCCTAACAATCAAGGCTATGATTATGGGTATCAACAACCTGGATACGGGTATGGCGGGCACGATCTCGGGAACCAGAGTTATGGGCAACCTCCCTTCTGGACACAGGGTGAACATTCATACCCCCCAGGAAATTCTTCACACAAGCAATAA
- a CDS encoding Gar1/Naf1 RNA-binding region protein: MLLKLEHSAKSFPPLYAAVREITACTSNINESAQLLEECKQQAEEVDVLKQLVRELQIDSGAAEDERDRILGHIEEAFGTDKRDFRGKTLQMFELKRRRRCTETQFRQLQVEAIKILRKDLRMQSQMSLLQRLSPVERARYNSSDLSVLEQLGLLEEGLTTLREELNDWAHDQGSSKIYWVTGVDKTKVVYDLCKRLDKSGKLGASFFCSANSPSCGDCRRIVPTIAYQLARNSSEFRSYICDLLQNDPDIGTLNVGQQLNALIPDWSHFGPTDETTVVVIDALDECKSRNEVDLIIKALLSRDKPLPFKVLVTSRHVPAQLDKVLEGGGLPPSLIRLNNCSSHYPTQSVQRRSTQTAGCARLTTPKTHVDALSQEHTHTEPPGMSGQTTLENILVKAERNRSQQEMDLTSVRSGIVAENFSSTRSFDRSVVGSMTKSSFFQQLGIIVSLNKHLHKTYRFLRTHDRKHPERPRLRTQVTLSGSPDRRLPFVSRKVREVVSKSENQNYCEHIERWREIMLSNLRAIPPRFPVAADQPRIVVNTKEVKVMIKSLIPTGNYTPGAQLPSPALSELNLCTSVPLPTQAARSQGREIGISHALSGFQPLEHWCYLAVGLICRLSADTWTRKISAAFTPALSQAKVLRFRSPPSNSYAPKNFPLVNYRIYMDTYIHISDEPTIRILSLDKVISDTHAHVADISSSNPTENHPSRSYYPSSAISFSCRVNDERGHSVMPLSIRQTVLLSVIYNSNMPIGELCRFISISYNWPKSTVTILGPFATRALLLELMRHGNKSQLAYLGARVDFDANILSRYFSEHFYALARATETFRISMGRDCHESSRVAITMDAGLLLSLEPGSTTSGYPGTVFPPSSGDPSGVPKFDNKEEDESVLRWIECKALLLTIWKDIPAVPCVASRRAWALAHGVDPARVHSWFKSKKAVRMRNGLKYHPDDNYSLQSEDVVAEDSSSIPPVPSLDQLSSPRYLPMSSPSPQTPMDMVDDCPATLPSIRTLEKAQIAYSKPLEAWDSTPHPPPLFHSTHFGGVKNQLTEEVKLTDRPAPSSQKKRKVVLRVVPETEDRSSRGPRQCAKNSNPTTRLAQPKKRGRRKKVPKVEITDTENEISAPHQPQPQLGMDQTCSVMILPPGLPAGFHNSPYIAYIHPSMAFGNGMTMAAAPHLSSQPFGNMMYNPFTGAPLFNNPLMHSPNLQIQPHQSMLFNGGSDPGFPGQMLPQVPVLPSLGSDLNAPGNAIVPSMDQASFFGNPQNYPSGMPIDAGAVSQTPLEPMVSILDFLNEPLSAGWTYPSLSA; encoded by the exons ATGCTGTTGAAATTAGAACACAGCGCCAAGTCTTTCCCTCCACTCTATGCCGCTGTTAGAGAAATCACTGCGTGCACAAGTAATATTAAT GAAAGCGCCCAGCTCCTTGAGGAATGCAAGCAACAAGCAGAGGAGGTCGATGTATTAAAACAACTCGTCCGTGAGCTCCAAATCGATTCTGGGGCTGCTGAAGATGAACGCGATCGTATTTTAGG ACATATTGAAGAAGCTTTTGGGACAGACAAAAGGGATTTTCGTGGTAAAACATTGCAGATGTTTGAGTTGAAACGCCGCCGCCGATGTACCGAAACACAATTTCGCCAGCTACAA GTGGAGGCGATTAAGATTCTTCGGAAAGATTTGCGCATGCAATCGCAG ATGTCCTTACTTCAACGTCTCTCTCCTGTGGAACGCGCACGGTATAACTCCAGTGACTTATCAGTACTCGAGCAACTAGGCCTTCTTGAAGAAGGACTCACAACCTTGCGCGAGGAACTAAATGATTGGGCACACGACCAAGGCTCATCGAAGATTTACTGGGTGACTGGGGTAGATAAAACTAAGGTTGTATATGATCTGTGCAAACGCCTCGACAAGAGTGGGAAACTCGGTGCCAGCTTCTTTTGTTCTGCGAACTCCCCCTCTTGTGGGGATTGCAGGCGGATCGTTCCCACAATAGCGTACCAGCTTGCTCGAAACTCATCCGAGTTTCGGTCATATATCTGCGACCTTCTTCAGAATGACCCGGACATTGGGACCCTCAACGTGGGGCAGCAGCTGAACGCTTTAATACCAGATTGGTCACACTTTGGCCCGACCGACGAGACAACCGTGGTTGTAATTGATGCCTTGGACGAATGTAAAAGCCGAAACGAAGTAGATCTGATAATCAAGGCACTATTGAGTCGGGACAAGCCTCTCCCGTTCAAAGTTCTAGTAACCAGTCGACATGTGCCAGCTCAATTGGACAAAGTGCTTGAGGGTGGTGGTCTGCCTCCCTCCCTTATACGATTGAATAACTGCTCGAGCCATTACCCCACGCAATCTGTTCAGAGACGGAGCACACAAACAGCAGGATGCGCCAGACTCACAACCCCTAAAACACATGTTGATGCATTGTCCCAGGAACACACACATACTGAGCCTCCGGGAATGTCGGGCCAAACGACGTTAGAAAATATTTTAGTAAAAGCGGAAAGGAATAGATCACAACAAGAAATGGACCTGACATCGGTGCGATCTGGCATAGTGGCCGAGAATTTTAGCTCCACTAGGTCCTTCGATCGATCAGTGGTTGGTTCGATGACAAAGTCGTCTTTCTTTCAGCAACTCGGAATAATTGTCTCGCTTAACAAACACCTGCACAAGACATACCGCTTTCTCCGAACGCATGATAGGAAGCACCCGGAAAGACCAAGACTACGCACTCAGGTTACTCTCAGTGGTTCACCGGATCGTCGACTCCCTTTTGTTTCACGCAAAGTACGCGAAGTGGTTTCAAAGTCTGAGAATCAAAACTACTGTGAACACATTGAAAGATGGAGAGAGATCATGCTTTCT AATCTACGGGCAATACCTCCCCGCTTTCCGGTGGCTGCGGACCAACCTAGGATTGTCGTGAATACAAAAGAAGTCAAAGTTATGATAAAGTCCCTGATACCAACTGGCAACTATACTCCAGGTGCACAGTTGCCATCCCCGGCTCTATCTGAACTGAACCTGTGCACATCCGTGCCGTTACCAACACAAGCGGCGCGaagtcaaggaagggaaATCGGAATATCACATGCACTATCAGGCTTTCAACCACTCGAGCATTGGTGCTACCTTGCGGTCGGCTTAATTTGTAGGTTGTCGGCTGATACTTGGACACGGAAGATATCCGCTGCATTCACTCCGGCGTTATCTCAAGCGAAAGTGCTCCGATTCCGATCCCCTCCGAGCAACAGCTACGCTCCAAAAAACTTCCCTCTTGTCAACTATCGTATTTATATGGacacatatatacacatcAGCGATGAACCGACTATCAGAATTCTGTCACTTGATAAAGTGATATCTGATACGCATGCACATGTGGCAGACATTTCATCCAGCAATCCTACGGAGAACCATCCGTCAAGATCATACTATCCTAGCTCTGCTATCAGCTTCTCATGCAGAGTCAACGATGAGAGGGGCCACTCTGTCATGCCTTTGAGCATTCGCCAAACTGTGTTACTATCAGTTATTTATAATTCCAACATGCCTATAGGCGAGCTTTGCCGGTTCATAAGTATCAGTTACAACTGGCCAAAGTCCACAGTGACTATCTTAGGCCCATTCGCAACCCGAGCACTGCTGCTTGAATTGATGAGACACGGGAACAAATCTCAACTGGCTTATCTAGGGGCTAGGGTGGACTTCGATGCCAATATACTTTCTAGGTATTTCTCGGAACACTTCTATGCCTTGGCAAGGGCGACCGAAACCTTTCGTATCTCAATGGGTCGAGACTGTCATGAAAGTTCGCGTGTCGCTATAACTATGGACGCCGGGCTTCTGCTCTCACTGGAGCCGGGATCGACCACAAGTGGGTATCCTGGAACCGTCTTTCCTCCTTCTTCAGGCGACCCCAGTGGTGTACCAAAATTCGACAACAAG GAAGAAGACGAGAGTGTTTTACGATGGATCGAGTGCAAAGCCCTTTTGCTCACTATCTGGAAAGATATCCCTGCAGTGCCTTGCGTCGCGTCACGACGGGCATGGGCTCTGGCACATGGGGTAGACCCCGCTCGCGTTCACAGTTGGTTTAAAAGTAAGAAAGCAGTACGCATGCGAAACGGTCTGAAGTATCACCCCGATGATAATTACTCGCTACAATCAGAGGACGTGGTGGCAGAGGATTCATCATCGATCCCCCCTGTGCCGTCTTTAGACCAACTCTCTAGTCCCAGGTACCTTCCAATGTCATCACCCAGCCCTCAAACTCCGATGGATATGGTTGATGATTGCCCGGCTACTCTTCCATCTATTCGCACGTTAGAAAAGGCTCAAATCGCTTATTCCAAGCCTCTGGAAGCTTGGGACTCTACGCCTCATCCACCTCCCCTTTTCCACAGCACGCACTTCGGCGGAGTCAAGAATCAGCTAA CTGAGGAGGTTAAACTCACCGACCGGCCAGCTCCTTCATCACAGAAGAAACGCAAGGTTGTTCTCCGAGTGGTTCCAGAGACCGAGGACCGTTCATCCAGAGGACCTCGCCAATGTGCCAAAAACTCGAATCCAACGACTAGATTAG CTCAACCCAAGAAAAGGGGTCGACGCAAGAAGGTTCCCAAGGTCGAAATAACGGATACAGAGAATGAGATTTCGG CTCCACACCAGCCTCAGCCTCAGCTCGGGATGGATCAAACATGCTCTGTGATGATTTTACCTCCGGGTCTTCCTGCAGGTTTCCATAATTCACCATACATTGCATACATTCACCCGTCCATGGCTTTTGGCAATGGTATGACCATGGCCGCCGCTCCTCACCTTTCTTCGCAACCGTTTGGCAATATGATGTACAATCCGTTCACGGGCGCGCCTCTTTTCAACAATCCCCTAATGCACTCCCCTAATCTTCAGATCCAACCACACCAATCGATGCTTTTTAATGGAGGATCAGATCCCGGCTTCCCTGGGCAAATGTTACCCCAGGTACCCGTGCTTCCTTCACTAGGCTCTGACTTGAATGCACCCGGAAACGCGATCGTGCCTTCGATGGATCAGGCCTCGTTCTTTGGAAATCCTCAAAACTATCCGTCAGGGATGCCTATTGATGCGGGAGCAGTGTCCCAAACCCCACTCGAACCAATGGTGTCGATTTTGGACTTTCTTAACGAGCCACTAAGCGCCGGATGGACCTACCCTAGTTTGTCGGCTTGA
- a CDS encoding Multicopper oxidase has product MVYKTIFTALVLSGLSFAADVPYNLRIRNVQAAPDGFQRSVVSVNGLIPGALITANKGDTLLINVTNELTDASMRRATTIHWHGLFQAKTASEDGPAFVTQCPISQFSSYTYRIPLGQQTGTFWYHSHLSSQYADGLRGPLVVYDPQDPHRSRYDVDDASTIIVLEDWYHTPAPTLQAQFFDTNNTALAAPVPDSGLVNGRGRYVGGPQAPRSVINVQRGRRYRFRVINTSAIGSYTFSIENHRMTIIEADGIPHQPLVVDSFQIYAGQRYSVVVEANQTVANYWVRSPMTVANAANNPNLDATNVFAILHYQGAPNAEPTTEQGTAIGTPLVEENLHALINPGAPGGSNPADVQVNLTIGRTTIDGSVAFTFNGIQYHSPSLPTLLKILANNATTNADFGTDEHTLTLPFNKTIELVITGGVDHPIHLHGHVFDVVQSLGGSINYVNPPRRDVVRVSSTGVILRFRTDNPGPWFVHCHIDWHLEAGLAVVFAEAPSETRTGAQRVVPAPGWDQLCPKYASLPAALQ; this is encoded by the exons ATGGTTTATAAAACCATTTTCACTGCTCTGGTGCTCTCTGGACTGTCATTTGCGGCCGATGTACCTTACAATCTCAGGATTCGCAATGTCCAGGCGGCTCCCGACGGCTTTCAGCGTTCTGTTGTTTCCGTCAATGGTCTCATCCCAGGCGCGTTAATTACT GCAAATAAAGGCGATACTTTACTCATCAATGTCACCAACGAG CTTACGGATGCTAGCATGCGTCGTGCTACCACTATT CACTGGCACGGTCTG TTTCAAGCCAAGACGGCATCCGAGGACGGACCAGCATTTG TTACACAATGCCCGATTTCCCAGTTCAGTTCATACACATACCGAATTCCACTGGGTCAGCAGACTGGGACCTTTTG GTATCATAGTCACCTTTCCAGTCAATATGCTGATGGGCTGCGAGGCCCTC TTGTCGTATATG ATCCTCAGGACCCTCACCGTAGTCGCTATGATGTGGACGATGCATCTACGATAATCGTGCTTGAAGACTG GTATCATACTCCAGCACCGACCTTACAAGCACAGTTCTTCGACACCAATAATACTGCACTGGCTGCCCC TGTGCCAGACTCGGGCTTGGTTAACGGTCGTGGTCGTTACGTAGGGGGCCCACAGGCTCCTCGCTCGGTCATCAATGTCCAGAGAGGAAGAAGGTATAGGTTCCGTGTTATTAATACCTCTGCCATTGGGTCGTACACTTTTTCAATTGAAAATCATCGCATGACCATTATC GAAGCGGATGGTATTCCTCATCAGCCATTGGTTGTAGACAGCTTTCAAATCTACGCTGGCCAACGGTACTCGGTTGTG GTGGAGGCTAATCAAACTGTTGCAAACTACTGGGTCCGCTCTCCTATGACTGTAGCGAATGCGGCCAACAATCCCAATC TCGATGCAACTAATGTTTTTGCCATTCTTCATTACCAAGGTGCTCCCAATGCCGAGCCCACAACAGAGCAGGGAACAGCAATAGGCACTCCTTTAGTCGAAGAGAACCTTCAC GCATTGATCAATCCTGGTGCTCCGGGGGGCTCTAATCCGGCTGATGTTCAAGTCAATCTGACAATAGGGCGCACTACAATTGACGGGAGTGTCGCATTTACTTTTAACGGGATTCAA TATCATTCGCCAAGTTTACCGACCTTATTGAAGATACTGGCTAACAACGCCACGACCAACGCAGACTTTGGTACGGATGAACATACGCTTACCTTGCCTTTCAATAAAACAATT GAACTGGTTATCACTGGTGGTGTTGATCACCCCATACATTTACA TGGTCATGTTTTCGATGTCGTCCAATCCCTCGGAGGCTCGA TTAACTATGTCAATCCACCTCGTCGTGATGTTGTCCGTGTCTCTAGCACGGGTGTTATTCTGCGTTTCCGG ACCGACAATCCTGGGCCTTGGTTTGTCCATTGCCATATTGATT GGCACCTTGAAGCTG GCCTTGCCGTTGTGTTTGCAGAAGCCCCTAGTGAGACCCGTACCGGAGCGCAAAGAGTCGTACCTGCACCTGGGTGGGACCAACTGTGTCCCAAATATGCGTCGTTACCGGCGGCACTCCAATAG
- a CDS encoding branched-chain alpha-keto acid dehydrogenase E1-alpha subunit, with the protein MSRRPSYLAHVETVIEMDWPEEITRVERAALTSQGNLKRTLQSHFNRDIEVHRIWETPTSGSGPTASAATPFEQARRVHLVCESHVICVCISTLRITSPHAAHLVADDHLTVGEAFRSLARQPGAKAEFDLLEVGLEEVEDGKESLWRRYILRAEGFECDVREIFPDREMFAGSEDWLINQSLPQGGLATTPRPGAIQLAF; encoded by the exons ATGTCTCGGAGACCTTCCTACCTCGCGCACGTAGAAACTGTCATCGAG ATGGACTGGCCAGAGGAAATAACACGCGTAGAACGTGCTGCTTTGACGTCCCAAGGTAATTTAAAACGAACGCTCCA GTCGCATTTCAACCGAGATATTGAAGTTCATCGTATCTGGGAAACACCGACGTCGGGCTCCGGTCCCACCGCAAGTGCGGCCACACCATTTGAACAAGCGCGTCGAGTTCACTTGGTGTGCGAATCCCACGTTATATGCGTCTGCATCTCAACATTGCGTATCACGTCCCCGCACGCCGCACACCTAGTTGCTGATGACCACTTGACTGTGGGTGAGGCGTTCCGTTCGCTTGCTCGCCAGCCTGGAGCTAAGGCCGAGTTCGATTTACTCGAGGTTGGTCTGGAGGAGGTTGAAGACGGAAAGGAGAGTCTGTGGAGAAGGTACATCCTTCGTGCAGAAGGATTCGAGTGCGACGTTCGGGAAATCTTTCCCGACAGGGAGATGTTTGCTGGTTCTGAGGACTGGTTAATCAATCAGTCACTTCCTCAAGGTGGATTGGCCACCACGCCCCGTCCAGGCGCCATCCAGCTTGCCTTTTGA
- a CDS encoding glutathione S-transferase has protein sequence MVTVTIHGVAMSTCTQRVTATCNELGINYEIKTIDFAAKEHKSADYIATKQPFGAIPVLVDEDGTQLFESRAIARYLVAKYGKDSGLAPNQSDLKAYGQFEQAASIEYSSFDPCAAPLVFERVFSKMFGGQPNEELAQKYTTSLNAKLEGYERILSTQKYLAGNTFTLADLFHLPYGSHVNQIDPTILGSKPNVKRWWDEISSRPSWKAASAQH, from the exons ATGGTCACTGTCACGATTCACGGA GTTGCAATGTCCACATGCACTCAACGTGTAACCGCCACCTGCAACGAGCTTGGGATCAATTACGAGATTAAAACAATTGACTTTGCTGCAAAGGAACACAAGAGTGCAGATTATATTGCAACCAAGCAGCCTTTTGGAGCCATTCCAGTGCTAGTG GATGAAGATGGCACCCAGCTCTTTGAGTCTCGTGCCATTGCGCGGTACCTTGTCGCCAAGTATGGGAAGGACTCGGGACTAGCACCTAACCAGAGCGATTTGAAAGCGTACGGCCAGTTCGAGCAGGCAGCGAGTATTGAATACTCCAGTTTCGACCCTTGTGCTGCACCACTGGTATTCGAACGTGTCTTCTCTAA AATGTTTGGCGGCCAGCCCAATGAGGAACTCGCTCAAAAATATACTACTTCGTTGAATGCTAAGTTAGAGGGCTACGAAAGGATCCTCTCTACGCAAAAATATCTTGCAGGCAAC ACCTTCACCCTCGCCGACCTTTTCCACCTACCTTATGGAAGCCACGTCAATCAAATCGATCCTACTATCCTTGGATCCAAGCCAAACGTGAAGAGATGGTGGGATGAAATTAGCTCCCGCCCTTCATGGAAGGCTGCATCAGCACAACACTAG